In Anaerolineae bacterium, a single genomic region encodes these proteins:
- a CDS encoding ATP-binding cassette domain-containing protein has protein sequence MRAVECESLRKVFGTVVAVDGVSFEVEEGEVFGLLGPNGAGKTTTINVLTTLIRPTSGTARVMGYDVLTQQRKVRESIGLVPQELTVDDELTGLENLCLQAALYHLPKDVARRRIEEVIGLVDLTEAIGRRVSTYSGGMRKRLELAGALIHRPKVLFLDEPTLGLDVQTRASIWDYVKRLVKEDGLTVFMTTHYM, from the coding sequence TTGAGGGCCGTTGAGTGCGAGTCGCTGAGGAAGGTCTTCGGGACAGTCGTGGCCGTCGACGGCGTTTCGTTCGAGGTCGAGGAGGGAGAGGTCTTCGGGCTCTTGGGGCCCAACGGCGCGGGGAAGACGACGACCATCAACGTCCTAACGACCCTGATCAGGCCCACCTCGGGGACCGCGAGGGTCATGGGCTACGACGTCCTCACGCAGCAGAGGAAGGTGAGGGAGTCGATCGGGCTCGTGCCTCAGGAGCTGACGGTCGACGACGAGCTGACGGGTCTGGAGAACCTCTGCCTCCAAGCCGCGCTCTACCACTTGCCCAAGGACGTCGCGAGGAGAAGGATCGAGGAGGTCATCGGGCTGGTGGACTTGACGGAGGCGATCGGCAGGAGGGTGAGCACGTACTCCGGAGGGATGAGGAAGAGGCTCGAGCTGGCCGGCGCGCTGATCCACAGGCCCAAGGTCCTCTTCCTAGACGAACCGACTCTGGGCCTCGACGTCCAGACGAGGGCCTCGATCTGGGACTACGTCAAGAGGCTCGTGAAGGAGGATGGCCTGACGGTCTTCATGACGACCCACTACATGGA